A single genomic interval of Streptomyces sp. NBC_00663 harbors:
- a CDS encoding type III PLP-dependent enzyme, whose translation MTTPPVLDQVRSLTPDELPAYVYDLAALRAHAATVRDALPERVELYYAAKANPEPEILAALGPYVDGYEVSSGGELAHVAQAVPGRPLAFGGPGKTPDEVTAALEAGVERFHVESAYELRVLGELTRRTGRRVAVLPRVNLPLDDGALAGSSLAMGGRPTPFGMDPDQAAEVVRALTDGTYPYLELRGVHAHLASGLEAPELLTAAEAVVRWAVGLGVPLAEVNVGGGMHVDYTAPERRFDWARYGSGLARLAEGHPELTLRIEPGRALTVYCGWYATEVLDVKRSHGEEFAVVRGGTHHLRTPATKGHDQPCSVLPVDGWPHPWPRPGAEGEHITLAGQLCTPKDTLARRVPAAGLRAGDRVLFSLAGAYAWNISHHDFLMHPRPGFHFLDAGPEQGV comes from the coding sequence ATGACGACCCCGCCGGTCCTTGACCAGGTCCGATCCCTGACCCCTGACGAACTACCCGCCTACGTCTACGACTTGGCGGCCCTCCGCGCTCACGCCGCGACGGTCCGGGACGCCCTCCCCGAGCGCGTCGAGCTCTACTACGCCGCCAAGGCCAACCCCGAGCCGGAGATCCTCGCCGCGCTCGGTCCGTACGTCGACGGCTACGAGGTCTCCTCGGGCGGCGAACTCGCCCATGTCGCCCAGGCCGTGCCGGGTCGCCCGCTGGCCTTCGGCGGCCCCGGCAAGACACCGGACGAGGTGACGGCCGCGCTGGAAGCGGGAGTTGAGCGCTTCCACGTCGAGAGCGCGTACGAGCTGCGCGTGCTGGGCGAGCTGACGCGGCGGACCGGGCGCCGGGTCGCGGTGCTGCCGCGCGTCAACCTGCCGCTCGACGACGGTGCGCTGGCGGGCAGTTCGCTCGCGATGGGCGGGCGGCCGACCCCGTTCGGCATGGACCCGGACCAGGCCGCCGAAGTCGTGCGCGCCCTCACCGACGGCACCTACCCGTATCTCGAACTCCGGGGTGTCCACGCTCACCTGGCCAGCGGCCTGGAGGCTCCGGAGCTTCTCACGGCGGCGGAGGCCGTGGTGCGCTGGGCCGTCGGCCTCGGTGTCCCGCTCGCCGAGGTCAACGTCGGCGGCGGCATGCACGTCGACTACACCGCCCCGGAGCGCCGCTTCGACTGGGCCAGGTACGGCAGTGGGCTCGCCCGACTCGCCGAGGGGCACCCGGAGTTGACGCTGCGGATCGAACCGGGACGGGCGTTGACTGTGTACTGCGGCTGGTACGCCACGGAGGTGCTGGACGTGAAGCGCAGCCACGGCGAGGAGTTCGCGGTGGTCCGGGGCGGCACCCATCACCTGCGGACCCCGGCCACGAAGGGACACGACCAGCCCTGCTCGGTCCTCCCCGTCGACGGGTGGCCGCATCCCTGGCCGCGGCCCGGCGCGGAGGGTGAACACATCACCCTCGCCGGGCAGTTGTGCACACCGAAGGACACCCTCGCGCGCCGGGTGCCCGCCGCCGGGCTACGGGCCGGCGACCGGGTGCTCTTCTCGCTGGCGGGGGCCTACGCGTGGAACATCTCCCACCACGACTTCCTGATGCACCCGCGGCCCGGCTTCCACTTCCTGGACGCCGGGCCGGAACAGGGCGTCTAG
- a CDS encoding IucA/IucC family protein: protein MPSLTPTPARTVLPTADEVVAHTLLNCLLREVSGPERQSVVADGTLLLRLPRRGVLLRVALRRTSLLGAHRFAGPVHEQRDGDWTEVDWRRLAEYTHDELSLRTGVRNEEFLEQVASSHASVTGALAAPGASATADAYLVSEQSLLFGHRFHPTPKARTGDPRAWAAYAPEAGAVFPLRHLAVRDRLIAEEAAEPSAVAPLDQPRADLPDGYRLLPAHPWQYETLRGHPALRAALARGDVLDLGPGGRPFAATASVRTLYDGETFLKFSLNVRITNCLRKNSSYELSGAVALTRALAPALADLAQRFPGSAVLREPAYRTLALPGPDGTPDQALLEGFGVIVREGLPARLAPGTTPLLAAAVADEYPTSAAQVSRLLGTPDARAALDWWSAYLDLLIPPVLAAYFDHGLVLEPHLQNVLVCVDRDGMPTQVLFRDLEGTKLLPEHHATTLAALPPEVAGPMTYDARRGWDRVVYCLLVNHVAELLAALADLHPRAEAALWGRVRATLQRYADRHGCPPRLAALLAGVPLPAKANLLTRWERKADRDAGYVRLPSPLAEDILTGSTR from the coding sequence ATGCCCTCGCTCACCCCCACGCCCGCGCGCACCGTCCTGCCCACGGCCGACGAGGTGGTGGCCCACACCCTCCTCAACTGTCTGCTGCGCGAGGTGTCCGGGCCGGAACGCCAGAGTGTCGTCGCCGACGGCACGCTCCTGCTGCGGCTCCCGCGCCGCGGGGTCCTGCTGCGCGTCGCCCTGCGCCGCACCTCGCTCCTCGGCGCGCACCGCTTCGCCGGGCCCGTGCACGAACAGCGCGACGGCGACTGGACGGAGGTGGACTGGCGACGGCTCGCCGAGTACACGCACGACGAACTGTCCCTGCGCACCGGCGTGCGCAACGAGGAGTTCCTGGAGCAGGTCGCCTCCAGCCACGCGTCCGTGACCGGCGCGCTCGCCGCCCCGGGCGCCTCGGCGACGGCCGACGCCTACCTCGTCTCCGAGCAGTCCCTGCTGTTCGGGCACCGCTTCCACCCCACCCCCAAGGCCCGCACCGGCGACCCGCGCGCCTGGGCCGCGTACGCCCCGGAGGCAGGGGCCGTCTTCCCGCTGCGGCACCTCGCCGTACGCGACCGGCTGATCGCCGAGGAGGCCGCCGAGCCGTCGGCCGTCGCACCCCTGGACCAGCCGCGCGCCGACCTCCCGGACGGCTACCGGCTGCTGCCCGCCCACCCCTGGCAGTACGAGACCCTCCGCGGCCATCCGGCCCTGCGCGCGGCCCTCGCGCGCGGCGACGTCCTCGATCTCGGCCCGGGCGGGCGGCCGTTCGCCGCCACGGCGTCGGTGCGCACGCTGTACGACGGGGAGACCTTCCTCAAGTTCAGTCTGAACGTGCGGATCACCAACTGTCTGCGCAAGAACAGCAGTTACGAGCTCTCCGGTGCCGTCGCCCTGACCCGCGCCCTCGCCCCGGCCCTGGCGGACCTCGCCCAGCGCTTCCCGGGCAGTGCGGTGCTCCGCGAGCCCGCCTACCGCACCCTCGCCCTGCCCGGCCCCGACGGCACGCCGGACCAGGCCCTGCTCGAGGGTTTCGGTGTCATCGTCCGCGAGGGCCTGCCGGCACGGCTCGCGCCGGGGACCACTCCCCTGCTGGCCGCCGCGGTAGCCGACGAGTACCCGACCAGCGCGGCACAGGTCTCCCGCCTCCTCGGCACCCCGGACGCCCGGGCGGCCCTGGACTGGTGGTCGGCCTATCTCGACCTGCTGATCCCGCCGGTCCTGGCCGCCTACTTCGACCACGGGCTGGTCCTGGAACCGCACCTCCAGAACGTGCTGGTCTGCGTGGACCGCGACGGCATGCCGACCCAGGTCCTCTTCCGCGACCTGGAGGGCACCAAGCTGCTCCCCGAGCACCACGCCACCACCCTGGCCGCGCTGCCGCCCGAGGTGGCGGGCCCGATGACGTACGACGCGCGGCGCGGCTGGGACCGGGTCGTCTACTGTCTGCTGGTCAACCATGTCGCCGAACTGCTCGCCGCCCTCGCCGACCTGCACCCGCGGGCGGAGGCCGCGCTGTGGGGCCGGGTGCGGGCGACGCTCCAGCGGTACGCCGACCGGCACGGCTGCCCGCCGCGGCTCGCCGCCCTCCTCGCCGGTGTGCCGCTGCCCGCGAAGGCCAACCTGCTCACCCGCTGGGAGCGCAAGGCCGACCGCGACGCCGGATACGTCCGTCTGCCGTCCCCGCTCGCCGAGGACATCCTGACCGGGAGCACCCGATGA
- a CDS encoding MFS transporter, protein MSAAQVVRMPRSAFGRGQVRAVAGCYFVASFAALGLPPYLTAILPELGDRQARWAGVLYVVPTVFGALAAPLWGRLADRYGRKRLLLRAQLGLTVAFLLAGWADSLATFTVALVLQGVLGGTFAASNGYLGAALEGPALSKALTLMQGSARAALVVAPIVVGALSGWLSPHRQYALLAVLPLTAALLLAALPEPDPVERREGGTVTLAVTAPVVSLRALYTLEFAFVFSTVISFPYLIALVDDRLPGTSPTLSGVLFALPHLCYLVAALAVHAAFRSRPRAGIVLGFVLIALGLAGHGVATNLAALIAVRLVLGAGLTLGLVCLQVLAAECAQGRAPGGMFGSLEFFSKAGAVAAGLAAAAGSARFGPAAPVLTGAAAAAVTAVATLLPSMTPRWSR, encoded by the coding sequence ATGAGCGCCGCCCAGGTCGTCCGGATGCCCCGCTCGGCGTTCGGACGCGGCCAGGTGCGCGCGGTGGCGGGCTGCTACTTCGTGGCCTCCTTCGCGGCCCTCGGGCTGCCGCCGTATCTGACCGCGATCCTCCCGGAGTTGGGCGACCGCCAGGCCCGCTGGGCGGGGGTGCTGTATGTCGTGCCGACCGTGTTCGGCGCGCTCGCGGCCCCGCTGTGGGGGCGGCTCGCCGACCGCTACGGCCGCAAACGGCTGCTGCTGCGGGCCCAGTTGGGTCTCACGGTCGCGTTCCTGCTCGCGGGCTGGGCCGACTCGCTGGCGACCTTCACCGTGGCGCTCGTCCTCCAGGGCGTGCTGGGCGGTACGTTCGCCGCCTCCAACGGATATCTGGGCGCGGCCCTGGAGGGCCCGGCCCTGTCCAAGGCGCTCACCCTGATGCAGGGCAGCGCCCGGGCGGCGCTGGTGGTGGCGCCGATCGTGGTCGGCGCTCTGTCCGGCTGGCTGTCCCCGCACCGCCAGTACGCGCTGCTCGCCGTACTGCCGCTGACGGCCGCGCTGTTGCTCGCGGCCCTGCCGGAACCGGATCCGGTCGAGCGGCGGGAGGGCGGCACCGTCACCCTTGCGGTGACGGCCCCCGTGGTCTCGCTCCGGGCCCTGTACACACTGGAGTTCGCGTTCGTGTTCTCCACCGTCATCTCTTTCCCTTACCTCATCGCCCTCGTCGACGACCGGCTGCCGGGCACGTCCCCCACCCTGTCGGGGGTGCTCTTCGCCCTGCCCCACCTGTGTTATCTGGTGGCCGCGTTGGCCGTGCACGCGGCCTTCCGGAGCCGTCCCCGGGCCGGGATCGTGCTCGGTTTCGTTCTCATCGCCCTCGGGCTGGCCGGGCACGGCGTCGCCACGAACCTGGCCGCGCTGATCGCCGTTCGGCTGGTGCTGGGTGCCGGTCTCACGCTCGGCCTGGTGTGTCTTCAGGTGCTGGCCGCCGAGTGCGCCCAAGGGCGGGCGCCCGGCGGCATGTTCGGGTCGCTGGAGTTCTTCTCCAAGGCCGGCGCGGTCGCCGCGGGCCTCGCCGCCGCGGCCGGCAGCGCCCGTTTCGGCCCCGCCGCGCCCGTGCTGACCGGCGCCGCCGCTGCCGCCGTCACCGCCGTGGCGACCCTCCTCCCCTCCATGACCCCCCGCTGGAGCCGCTGA